One Arachis hypogaea cultivar Tifrunner chromosome 2, arahy.Tifrunner.gnm2.J5K5, whole genome shotgun sequence genomic window, tatttaaaaaaattatgtttaataaattaaatatgttgaATATAATTAAGCATATATCTTCCTATAATACACTAGATGgcttatcaataataatatattaatacatCATGACAAAACATGATGAAACcaacaataattgagtttatTATATAATAAGGAAAGAATACAAAACCGGTGCTTATACCACTATTAGTATAATAAACAATTAATTATTTGTCTAATTAATCGTGTCATGACATCATCATATTTTcgctatatattaatataaactacccaacaacaatttcattcttttcttcttcttcttcttcttcttcttcttcttctagccTCTATATTCTTGGAGAATAATTAGAAACTTATATTAAGATGGCTGTTAACTGTTCTTCAGCTCAAATCTCAATTAAGAAGTATGGTTCATTTCTAAAACATGCAAACAAAGATTTGATGCCAAAACAAAGCTATGTCCCACAAAAGAAGGGGCAACAAGTTGGTGGTGCTCTACCATTGAGGATCACAGCATCATCCATCAAGAACAAGGTCAAAACCTTCATTCTTATtccttctttttctatatattatattccACATAGCAAGTTTATTAATTagtgaacaaaaaaaattatgttaattatgtttatttttggaTCTAAATAGGTTTATGAGGATGAATCACAAGGCATAATTTGCTACCAAGATGAGAATGGAGAAATAATTTGTGAAGGGTACGATGAAGGACCTCGTTATCAACATCCTTTTAGGCCAACCTGTCATCCGAGGTAAACAGAACTGTCATAAAATCacttatttcaaaattttaagctGTTTGACAGAAAtacataaatagttatatatCTGATCGTAATTCAACAATTTGTTTTGTTTAGGGATGTTGAAATTATGAATCTTTTTCTAAGACAAAGTGGAATTCAGATTGTTAAAGGGGAAGAAATCAATCTCAATCATGGTGAAGTTGAAGGTGTTATTAGTCTAAAAGAAGATTTAAACTTGAATGGCTTTTCTTAGTGTTAGTTAGTGTGTATGTTTTTTAAGAAAGGCATGTAAGAAAGAGCATATATGCATAGAAGGTTTGTTCCTCCAGCATAGTTTCATGCAAGTTGTAcaaatgttaataataataacaatgacaatgcctttcttagtggtttttctttttcatttagtAGTGTATGTAATGGATATTGTTACTCTTTCCCTCTATGAATAACTCTCTTAGCTTTTAAGGTTTAGTGCGTGTATaagaaagaatttaattttgatgtagtcTCACACGTgcatttaattacataatattatatcagtaaaaataattatttttacattaACGGTGTGAATAGTTATCTAAAAGAATAGATACGATTGCACCGTTGTATAAAATACTTTATACGGttagtgcattaaaattaaactcaatataATTTAGAGAAACAAAAATAATGCCATGTTTCTTAGTAAAttgtaaaaagaataaaaataaaagagataatAATCGAATTGATAGAGATTATGAAAATAAGGATTGAacgaaaattattaattaatatttgctTAAATAAGTTTTGGTCTTTATAAAATatgcatatttttgttttatttcataTAAATTGTGTTTTTTGAGTTTGGTctacgaaaattttaaaattgtctatTTTAGTCTTAccgttaatttattttgtttagtatTAACGTGATAGGTTAAGGGCCCGTTTGAAAACTttagaagtaatttttttaacttttgacttataaaaagtagtagtattaatgtttggtgcaatttttaaaactaaattgcaactttctaagaagctatttaggagtttatagagaagttaaaaaaaatgacttctctcataatacttctacttttcatcatatttctataaaataaacacttttagagttaaaaattcaaacacaaaataatttatgtataagttacttttaatagaGTCATTTATTGtctaagttattttatcaaaaaaaattaattaagttgGTTACTCAAACTAAGCTTAATACTGATGTGAATTTTATAGATACTAAAGTTTATTTAAATCTTAATAATTGCTAAAACTTTAACTTTGAAAGATGCTAATTATTTATGGACATAAGAGAGATTTTAGAAAAGGAAAGTGGAAGAATGATGACTTCCTAATCACGAAGCAAAAGCATTATTTATGTGCATGCGTCaatgtattatattattttctcttGAATAAATGAAGGATCttactattttattttgtcaATAAATCACCCATTTATGTGAACACATAGACTTTGACAATGGTAACATCAAATATCTTATCTCACCAAAATGtgaaagaagagttggttgaagtccttcttgataattgttatttttaccATAACCTTTTATTGTTCTtgcaataaattattattgaaaatGTTAACTTCTTATTGAAGTAAACTTTCAAGAAATTATAAATTGCCTGAAGTT contains:
- the LOC112735242 gene encoding uncharacterized protein; this encodes MAVNCSSAQISIKKYGSFLKHANKDLMPKQSYVPQKKGQQVGGALPLRITASSIKNKVYEDESQGIICYQDENGEIICEGYDEGPRYQHPFRPTCHPRDVEIMNLFLRQSGIQIVKGEEINLNHGEVEGVISLKEDLNLNGFS